A portion of the Geoalkalibacter ferrihydriticus DSM 17813 genome contains these proteins:
- a CDS encoding ShlB/FhaC/HecB family hemolysin secretion/activation protein, whose product MISTLRVFAVLAIFVVAQPAFSQTPPDAGRILQELQTPPLPPTPSDGLVIDPPTREPVAPGGPTAEVRTLEFSGHSAFSDEQVTDIVADRLGQEYDLAGLRDIAWQVTSFYQQKGYPFARAFLPAQTLSDGTLRIEIVEGRYGQVLAQGDERVADTAQRWLGALQEGEVIASAPLERTTLLLDDLPGIRTAPLIRPGQELGTGDLLVTVEPDKRYSGDVAVDNHGNRYTGEYRARLGLNLNPLMRVGDQLQLRTMVTNETLLLGSATYSVPVGYSGLRAQVGYAHTDYELGKEFSVAESTGTAQITSAGLSYPLVRSQRTNLSAGILYQHKRLTDDDLTGRTRRNSDSVPISLLFDHRDGFLGAGITYGSLVWTQGRVKFNDRVADRPQGNFHKINLDVARLQQITDSWTFFARVSGQKSDSNLDSSEDFGVGGAYGVRAYPSGEGYGDQGILTQVELRYRIQQVSPYLFYDFGHVRINKFSEETDNHRRIDGAGIGLRAAYKGFSTDLALAWRTRGGEPLSDSKDRNPRLWATVGYRF is encoded by the coding sequence GTGATATCCACCCTTCGTGTTTTTGCTGTCCTTGCGATTTTCGTTGTGGCTCAACCCGCATTTTCCCAAACCCCGCCCGATGCCGGGCGCATCCTGCAGGAGCTGCAAACACCCCCCCTGCCCCCGACTCCCAGTGACGGCCTGGTCATCGACCCCCCGACCCGGGAGCCCGTCGCCCCCGGCGGCCCCACGGCCGAGGTGCGCACCCTTGAGTTCTCTGGTCACAGCGCCTTTAGCGATGAGCAGGTAACCGACATCGTTGCGGATCGTTTGGGACAGGAGTACGACCTTGCCGGATTGCGTGATATCGCCTGGCAGGTCACCAGCTTCTATCAGCAAAAGGGTTATCCCTTCGCGCGCGCTTTTTTGCCTGCCCAGACCCTGAGCGACGGAACGCTGCGGATCGAGATTGTTGAGGGGCGCTATGGCCAAGTTCTTGCCCAAGGAGATGAACGCGTCGCCGATACGGCCCAACGCTGGCTTGGCGCTCTACAGGAAGGCGAGGTGATAGCCTCCGCCCCGCTGGAGCGCACCACCCTGCTGCTGGATGATCTCCCCGGCATCCGCACCGCTCCGCTGATCCGCCCCGGACAGGAACTCGGCACCGGTGACCTGCTGGTGACCGTCGAGCCTGACAAACGTTACAGTGGAGATGTCGCCGTCGATAATCACGGCAACCGCTACACCGGCGAATACCGCGCCCGCCTCGGGTTAAACCTCAATCCCTTGATGCGGGTCGGTGATCAATTGCAACTGCGCACCATGGTCACCAACGAAACCCTGCTGTTGGGCTCGGCCACCTACAGTGTGCCCGTCGGCTACTCCGGGCTGCGGGCGCAGGTGGGCTATGCCCATACCGACTATGAACTGGGCAAGGAGTTTTCCGTCGCCGAGAGCACCGGAACCGCCCAGATCACCAGCGCGGGGCTCAGCTACCCGCTCGTCCGCTCCCAACGCACCAACCTCAGCGCCGGCATCCTCTATCAGCACAAACGCCTGACCGACGATGATCTGACCGGGCGCACCCGGCGCAACAGCGACAGTGTCCCCATCAGTCTGCTGTTTGATCATCGCGACGGATTCCTGGGCGCCGGCATCACCTACGGCAGCCTCGTCTGGACGCAGGGGCGGGTCAAATTCAACGACAGGGTCGCCGATCGTCCGCAGGGCAACTTTCACAAGATCAATCTCGATGTCGCCCGCTTGCAGCAGATCACCGACAGTTGGACCTTCTTTGCCCGGGTCAGTGGACAGAAAAGCGACAGCAATCTGGATTCATCGGAGGATTTCGGTGTCGGCGGAGCCTATGGGGTGCGCGCCTATCCCAGCGGCGAAGGCTATGGCGACCAGGGCATTCTGACCCAGGTGGAACTGCGCTACCGGATCCAGCAGGTCAGTCCCTATCTGTTCTATGATTTTGGCCATGTGCGCATCAACAAGTTTTCCGAGGAGACCGACAACCACCGCCGTATCGACGGCGCCGGCATCGGGTTGCGCGCCGCCTACAAAGGCTTCAGCACCGATCTTGCCCTGGCCTGGCGAACCAGGGGCGGAGAGCCCCTGTCCGACAGCAAGGATCGTAACCCGCGCCTGTGGGCCACTGTGGGCTACCGGTTCTGA